In the genome of Conger conger chromosome 8, fConCon1.1, whole genome shotgun sequence, one region contains:
- the slc38a2 gene encoding sodium-coupled neutral amino acid symporter 2, with the protein MKQATAKTEMSRFNIAPDDESSCSSNSNDYSYQKKAPDSSQYQDIDAESQNFLPEHQLGKKKYETEYSPGTASFGMSVFNLGNAIMGSGILGLSYAMANTGIALFVILLVAVSIFSLYSVHLLLKTANEGGSLVYEQLGYKAFGMPGKLACSCSITMQNIGAMSSYLFIVKYELPIVIQAFLGMKDNTGAWYLNGDYLVLLVSLVIILPLSLLRNLGYLGYTSGFSLLCMVFFLIVVICKKFQIPCPLSGDHDTLNITLNNTGYNQSTSILDRLPNTTTHDTEDVCRPKYFVFNSQTVYAVPILTFAFVCHPAILPMYEELKDRSRRRMQGVANVSFLAMFIMYLLAALFGYLTFNEHVEPELLHTYSKVYKFDAVLLVVRLAVLTAVTLTVPVVLFPIRTSVNQLLCASKEFSWVRHSLITLLLLGATNALVIFVPTIRDIFGFIGASAAAMLIFILPSAFYIKLVQKESMKSVQKIGATIFLCSGFLVMIGSMSLIILDWIVNASASGNGH; encoded by the exons ATGAAACAAGCCACAGCCAAAACGGAGATGAGCCGTTTTAACATTGCTCCAGATGACGAAAGTAGCTGTAGTTCAAACAGCAATGATTACAGCTATCAGAAAAAGGCCCCTGATAGCAG TCAATATCAGGATATAGATGCAGAGAGTCAGAATTTCCTGCCAGAACACCAACTCGGGAAAAAGAAGTATGAGACTGAATAT AGTCCAGGTACCGCCTCTTTTGGGATGTCTGTCTTCAACTTGGGCAATGCTATCATGGGCAGCGGGATCCTGGGCCTGTCCTATGCCATGGCTAACACAGGCATTGCTCTGTTTGT CATCCTGCTTGTGGCCGTGTCCATCTTCTCCCTGTACTCTGTGCACCTGCTGCTAAAAACTGCCAATGAAGGAG GGTCATTGGTGTATGAACAGTTGGGATATAAAGCATTCGGAATGCCAGGAAAATTGGCTTGCTCCTGCTCCATCACCATGCAAAACATTGGAG CCATGTCCAGCTACCTATTCATTGTCAAGTATGAGCTGCCCATCGTGATCCAGGCCTTTCTAGGCATGAAGGACAATACTGG AGCGTGGTATCTGAATGGAGACTACCTTGTactgctggtctctctggtGATCATCTTGCCATTGTCGCTGTTGCGCAACCTGG GTTACTTGGGTTACACCAGCGGCTTCTCTCTGCTGTGCATGGTGTTCTTCCTGATAGTG GTTATATGCAAGAAGTTCCAGATTCCCTGCCCCCTTTCAGGAGATCACGATACACTGAACATCACCCTGAACAACACTGGATATAATCAGAGCACCAGCATTCTTGACAGGCTGCCAAACACCACGACCCATGATACCGAGGATGTGTGCCGCCCCAAGTACTTTGTCTTCAACTCCCAG aCCGTGTATGCTGTGCCCATTCTCACATTCGCATTTGTGTGCCATCCAGCAATCCTGCCAATGTATGAGGAACTGAAGGA TCGCTCCCGCAGGCGGATGCAGGGTGTGGCCAATGTTTCTTTCCTGGCTATGTTCATCATGTACCTTCTGGCAGCCCTCTTTGGCTACCTGACCTTCAATG AGCATGTGgaacctgaactgcttcacaCCTATTCCAAAGTATATAAGTTTGATGCAGTCCTCCTCGTGGTGCGCCTGGCAGTTCTGACTGCGGTCACCCTGACAGTCCCTGTGGTTCTCTTCCCG ATACGCACGTCGGTGAACCAGCTCCTCTGTGCCTCCAAAGAATTCAGCTGGGTCCGCCACTCACTCATCACCCTCCTGCTGCTGGGGGCAACCAATGCTCTGGTCATCTTTGTGCCCACCATCCGTGATATCTTCGGATTCATTG GTGCCTCTGCTGCTGCCATGCTGATCTTCATCCTTCCCTCCGCCTTCTACATCAAACTTGTCCAGAAGGAGTCCATGAAATCAGTCCAAAAGATTGGG GCCACCATCTTCTTGTGCAGTGGATTTTTGGTCATGATTGGCAGCATGTCCCTGATTATCCTTGACTGGATCGTCAATGCTTCTGCATCTGGAAATGGCCACTAG